The Streptomyces armeniacus genomic interval TCCGTAACGGCGTCACCGCCGCTGCGCAGCAAACGCCAGTACGCGTCCGGGCCGTCCGCGTCATCCGGAAACCGGCAGCCGACCCCGACAATGGCAATGGACTCGCGTGCGGTCACGTGTCGGTCTCCTCCGCTGGCTTCGGCAGAGTCCATGCCGTCAGGCCGCGCCGCCGCCCGGCCCGGTCGAGAACCCGTGCCGTGTGGACATTCGCCGCCTGAACCCAATCCGTTGCGGCATTGTCGCAACCGGAACTCGAGAACCACTTGAACGTGAATGGGCGCGGTATTGCACACCGGGCATCCCCTCGACAAGTCGGCGCCGTCATGTAGCCTCCGTAAGCGCCCGACCCATTGCACCGATTTGGGTCTTGTGTGCGTTGGCGAATCAGCGTCGCCTTTCCAGGGATGCCATCAAGGGGGAGCCAGATGACGACCGTGCAGTCCTATTCCCGTAACCGGCACACTGACGACTCCCTCACGCTTTATTGCCTGGCGCATGCGGGCGGCAGCGCGGCCGTGTACAGACGGTGGTCCGACTTCCTTCCCGCCTCCGTACGTGTCCGCCCCCTGGAACTGCCCGGGCACGGTACCCGCATACGGGAGCCGCTCGTCGAGGATCTCCAGCTGCTCGTCGCGGAACTGGTGCGGACCATCAGGCCCGCCGCCGACGGTGAGCGGTTCGCCGTCTTCGGGCACAGCTTCGGCGCGATCCTCGGCGTCGAACTGGCCCGCAGGCTCCACCAGTTGGAAGTGCCGCCGGTCGCCCTCCTGGTCGGCGGCCGGAATGGGCCGGCCGAACCGCTGTCGCACCGGCCCATCCACAGCCTTCCGGACGACAAGTTCGTGACCGCGCTGAGCCGTTACGGCGGCCTGCCCGAATCACTCCTCGCCGAGCCGGACCTGCTGCGCCTCTTCCTTCCGGCCATCCGCAACGACCTGCGGCTCGTGGAGACTTACGCGCGCCCGTCGGGGCCGGCGCTCGACGTCCCCGTGACCGCGTTCGCCGGGCGCCGCGACCGGCTGACGGACGCTCAGGGCGTGCTCGGCTGGGCGCGGGAGACCACCGCGGAGTTCGACCTCACGCTGCTGCCCGGCGGTCACTTCTTCCTGAACGAGCCCGCGTTCCCGCCCGTGCTCTCGGCCCGCCTGGCCAGGCTGACGAGCGGGGCGCAGGCCGTAGAACCCTCGCCTCCGCTCCGTACCTGAGCGGAATACAAGCCGCACTCCAGCGGCGTCGCCCAATCTCTGTGTGGTCGAGCACGCACCGACGCTCTCTGCTTACCAGGAGGAACCCGTGCATCCGGACCGCGACACCATCTACGACGCCATCAGGCAGTACGTACAGGAGAACTTCCTCGACGACAGCGATGTGACCGAGCTGGCGCCGGACACGCCGCTTCTCGAATGGGGCGTGCTCACCTCCATGAACACCTCGCTGCTGCTCGCGTTCATCCGGACGGAACTCGATGTGGTCGTGCCGCCGACGCACATCACGGGACGGCACTTCGCCAGCCTGGACGCCGTCACCGACCTCGTGTACGGACTCGCCCCGCAGTCGGCGTGAGGGGCCGGAAAGGGAGGCGGAGACCGGCTTCGGCAGCTCACCACAGTCCATACCACGACAAGAGGAGTACGCAGTGGACGCGCAGTTCGACATCGGTATCATCGGCGGCGGTCCGGCCGGTTCGACAATGGCCTCGTACCTGGCCAAGGCAGGGATATCGGTCGCCGTCTTCGAGAGCGAGAACTTCCCGCGGGACCACGTCGGTGAGTCCCTCGTGCCGGCCACCACTCCCGTTCTCGTGGAGATCGGCGCGATGGAGAAGATGGAGAAGGCCGGCTTCCCCAAGAAGTTCGGCGCGGCATGGACCTCGGCCGAGGACCGGGACATCGACCACAACGGTTTCCGCGGACTGACGCATGATTTCCGTGCCGCGGAGATCCTGTTCAGCGAACGGGACCAGGAAGGCGTCGACCGCGACCACACCTTCCACGTGGACCGCAGCAAGTTCGACCTGATCCTGCTCAAGCACGCCGAGGAACTCGGCGCGAAGGTGTATCAGGGCGTCCGGGTCGGCAAGGTCGACTTCGACGGCGAACTGCCCGTCATCGAGGCCAAGATGGCCGGGCAGAAGGTGCACGTCCCCGTGCGGATGGTGGTCGACGCCAGCGGACGCCGCACCATGCTGGGCAGCCAGGAGAAGTTCAAGGTGGCCGACCCGGTGTTCAACCAGTACGCCGTGCACACCTGGTTCGACGGTCTCGACCGCAAGGCACTCGCCGTGAACAAGGACCAGGCGGACTACATCTTCATCCACTTCCTGCCCGTCAGCGACACGTGGGTGTGGCAGATACCGATCACCGAAACGGTCACGTCCATCGGAGTCGTCAGCCAGAAGGCCCGGTTCAGGGAGTACGAGGGCGACAGGAAGAAGTTCTTCTGGGAGACCGTCGCCAGCCGGCCGGAACTCCTCGACGTGCTCAAGAACGCCGAACAGGTCAAGCCGTTGAAGACCGAGGGCGACTACAGCTACGGGATGCGGCAGATCGCGGGCGACAACTTCGTCCTCATCGGTGACGCCGCCCGGTTCGTCGACCCCATCTTCTCCAGCGGGGTGAGTGTGGCCCTCAACAGCGCCCGCATCGCCAGCCAGGACATCATCGCTGCCGTGCAGGCCGGCGACTTCTCCAAGCCGCGCTTCGCCCGGTACGAGGAGAAGCTGCGCCGCGGCGTGCGGAACTGGTACGAGTTCATCACGATCTACTACCGCCTCAACATCCTGTTCACGGCCTTCGTGCAGGACGACCGGTACCGTCTCGACGTCCTCAAGATGCTCCAGGGCGATGTCTACGACGACGAGGAGCCCAAGGCCCTGTCCGCCATGCGGGAGATCGTCGAGGCCGTCGAGGCCGACCCCGGCCACCTCTGGCACCCTTACCTGGGCGACCTCGAGGCGCCTTCCGCGAAGCCGAACTTCTGACGTTCCGTGCGGCGTTACGGCGCGCCTTCCGCCGTACGGCCGTGTCCGCGCGTGCGCAGCACGTGCAGCACCTCTTCGTCCCAGGAGTCCGGGAAGAGTCCCGTGCCGGCTGTGCCGGGGGCGCCCTCCTCGCAGGCGACCCCGGCCACATGGCGCCCGTCCGGGAGGCAGGTGCTCACGAAGTCCCACTCGGGGCCCGTGCCCGGCGAACCGTCCGGTGCCAGCACCCGCAGTCGTTCCCGGGCACCGCCCGCGGCCGGCGGCGAGAAGGCCAACTCGGTGAACGGGAACCGCAGCCCCTGCCCGATGGCCTTGGTGAACGCCTCCTTGAGCGTCCAGAGCCGTACGAGTTCGGCGTTCCGGGCGGCCGGGGGCAGCGCCGCGAGGGCCTCTCTCTCCCCGGCGGCGCACATCTCGGCCTCCAGCCCGGTGCCGGCGATCCGCCTGCGGGCGGGCTCGACGTCCACTCCGATACGGCCGCGGGTGCTGAGGCCCACCAGCGCCACCCCTCCCGTGTGGCTCAGACTGACGCGCAGTCCTTCGCAGCCCCGCAGGCAGGGGGCACCGCCCGGCAGGCGGGCCAGGTCCAGCGATTCCGGCCGCACCCCCAGGACGTGGGCGCACGCGTGCTTGAGGAACGCGCGGGAGGCGAGAAACCGTCGGCGGGCCGCCGGGTGCCCGATCGACCGGTAGCGCTCCCAGTCCCGGCCGAGGAGAGCGCGGACCGCGGACTCGCCTCCCGCTCCGGGGCCGTCCGGCAGCCAGCGCTCCAGGAGACCGTGTACGACGGCGAAGCCGTGCCGCTCCACTCGGTCCAGTACGGGCCGCCAGTCCGTACGGCTTCCCGGCGCGTGCAGCAGCGGCCGGCGGTCGGCCCGTACGCTCACAGGGCCGCCTTCCCGCGGTCATCCGGCGGGCGTTCACGGCCGGAACGGCGGACGTCCGGGCCGTCGATCGGCGCCGCGTACAGGTCGTAGCTCCGTCCCTCCACGAACCGCAGATACGCCTCCCGCCGCACCACGTGTTCGCAGCACGGCGCCGGGCCGGTGCCGACGGAGCCCAGCCGGGCGGCGATGCGCAGCAGCGCCGCGGTCACCCAGCACGAGTCGGCGAGGAAACCGCCGTGCGGGCCGCGCCAGCGGTGCCACCACACGCCGAGGCAGGCGGCGGCGGCCAGGAGCAGCACGTAGCGGCTGGTCAGCCCGTACGTCCGCGGGCCCGCGGCCATGGTGACCGCCGGCCTGTACGCGGCCAAGGACCGGTGCACCTCGCGCAGTTCGGCCACGAGCACGCGCAGCACCGCGCTCAGCGCCCCGGCGCAGCCGGGGTGGGCGGCGACGTCACCCTCCCCTCCCGCCCGCGCGGCCAGCGTGATCAGTGAGCCCGCCAGCGGATCCGACGGCGCGGCCAGCGGATACGGACGGATGTCCAACGGCGGCAGCCCGTCGCCGGGACGGTACAGCCCGGGTGGTGCTCCGTTCTCGTCTGCGAACCACGGCCCTTGTGCGAACGCCGACACCTGAGCCGCGAGCACCGCCCGGCACGACGCGACGGGCGCGTACCGGCGGGCGGGCAGCGCCAGTCCGCGCAACTGCCGGTTGAAGGAGCCGCAGGGCCCCGTACGGGCGAACAGCCCGGCGCCCAGAAGGGGCGCCAGGTCGTAGCCGGACTCGGTCAGCGCCGCGGGGGCCCAGGCCGCTGCCGCGGCCGCGTACACGACCGCGTTGTCCGGCAGCAGCTGGACGGCGCGCGCCGCCACAAGCCCGAGGCAGTCGGCGGTCAGCAGATCGAGGAACGCACCCGCGACCGCGTCGAGGCCGTACGCGTCCGGCTGCCGCCCCGTGCCGGCAGCGTCCCGCACGCACCGGAGCGCCGTGCGCAGCACGGTGTCCCCGGCGGCCACCGCCGCGGGCGCCACCAGGGCGTGGGTCGGCGGTGCGCTGCGCAGCCACAGTTCCGCGGCGCCCCCCAGCTCCCCGACGACCGCATCGCGCGGGACCGGCCGGCCGGCATCGCGGCCCGGGACGTGTGTGGCGGTGTCCACCAGCAGCGCCGTACGTCTGCCGCCCCGCGGCCCGGCAGGGGTGCGAGCGGTGACCAGCAAGGCACGGGCGGGCTCCAGCCCGCGAGCCGCCTCGGCGACTCCCGTCAGCCGCCAGCCGTACGGTTCTTCCCGCGCCCACACCTGTTCCGTGCGGCCGGCTCCGAGAAGGGCCACGGGCTCTCCGGACATCAACAGGCCGCTGACGTACCGGCGTTGCTCCGTGCTGCCGGCCGACCACACCGGAACGGAAGCGGCGAAGCCGTCCAGGCCGTTCCCGAGCCCCAGCCGTACGTCCGACCGGAAAAGGGGGCGGATCAGCTGGCCCAGCACGTCCAGGCGCTCCAGCCGGCCGCCCCACCGCACGGGTACGAAGTCCGCCGGGCCGGCCGACTCCGGCGGTCGTGCCGCACGTGGTTGCCGCATTGCCGGCGCTCCCTGGGCATGTCGCGGACGTGGGTTCACCCGGATCCCTGACGGGGGGCAGGGATCCGGGTGAGGTATGCGGTTCCGTGGCCCGGTGGAGACCGGTCACGGTCTGCGGCGGAATCGCCCGAGCACCGGCCGGCGGTCAGGCGTGCGACCGCCGTCCGCCCGCCGGGACGCCCGTGGGCCGCGCTGGTGCCACCGCGCAGGGGCCCGGTGCGGGCAGGGTCCCGGCGTCGTACGCCTCCAGCAGCAACGGCGACTGCTCCTCCAGCGGCGCGCCCGTCAGGATGGCCTGCTGGAGCCGCTGCAGCTTGAGCGATGGTTCCAGGCCCAGCTCCTCGGTCAGCGAGCCGCGCAGCCGCTGGTACGCCTCCAGCGCGCGGCACCTGTTCCCCGACCGGTACAGCGCGACCATGAGCTGTGCCGAGAAGTTCTCGTGCAGCGGGTGTTCGGCCGCCAGGACCTGGAGTTCCGGGATGAGTTCGCCGTGCCTGCCCAGCCGCAGACCGGACTCGACCCAGCGTTCCAGGGTGGCCATCCGCGTCTCCTCGATGCGCAGGACCTCGAGCTCGAGCGACCGGCCCACCCGTACGTCGACCAGCGCGGGCCCCTGCCAGAGCGCGAGCGCCTGCTGGAACAGGTCGCAGGCGCGGTGCGCGTCGTCCGCCTCCATCGCGCGCCGGCCGGCCTCGGCGAGCCGGTCGAACTCCTGACAGTCGATCAGACCCTGCTGTGTGTGCAGCAGATAGCCGCCGTGCTGGGTCGCCAGCACGTCCTTCGCCTGGAGCCCGGACTGCGCTCCCAGGGCGGTGCTGATCTTCCGCCGGAGTTGCAGAATGTACGTCTGCAACGTGGTGGAAGCGCTACGGGGAATCGACTCGCCCCAGATTTCTTCCATGAGTGTCGACACGGTCACGACTCTGTCGGCCCGCAGCGCGAGCAAGGCCAGCAGCTGCCGAGGCTTCGCCGCACTCGGCACTATCGATACTCCATGTTCAAGGGCGCGTAGCGGCCCCAGGACATTGATCTCCACTGTGCCTCTCTCTCGTCTGAGAAGCGCCTCCCGGGGGTCCCCCTCGAAAGCGACTGGTATGGCAAATGGAACTGAGGACGAGAATGTCATACGCGTTGACTGACGCCTAGTGTTCAGGTCATGACCTGATACATGAAAGATTCATATACGGGCATTCTTGACAGCCTGTACCCGTTCCGTAGAACGCTCGTCGTGCCTTCTCTCCAGGTGTCATGTCCGGTTAATCTGTGCGTTCCTTCCGCGCTATTTACGGCATGTCGAAAGAGCGCGGACGAACCGAGTCACGGGCACTCAGGCAAGCCATCCGGCCTCCCTTGCGATGAGCACCGCGTCGACCCGGCTCCGCGCATTGAGCTTGGTGACAATGGTGGTCAGGTAATTCCGCACCGTGCCTTTCGACAGATGCAGGGATTTCGCGATCTCCACTGGATCGGCACCTTCCGCAACCATTTGGAGAACATCCAGCTCGCGTGGTGAAAGCGGATTCTCCAGATAGTCCCATGCGGAGAGCACGACCTGCGGGTCGATGAACCGCTGCCCGGTCGCCACGGAGCGAATGGCCTTGCTCAACTGCTCGGGCGGCGCATTCTTGAACAGCAGCCCGCCGACCTTCATGTCGAGAGCCCGCCGCAGAGTGCCGGGCCGTTCGACGGCTGTGAGGATCAAGGTCCCGCAGTTGGGCAGGTGTTGCCGTAACTCTTCCGCGGCGGTCAGTCCGTCCAGGCCCGGCATCACCACGTCGATCACCGCGACATCAGGTTGCGTCGCCACGGCGGTGGGGACGATGGCGTCCCCCCGGTCGACGGAAGCGACGACTCTCAGGTCGGGTTCCAGCTTCAGAAGGGCGACAAGCGCGCCCCTGACCATATGAGCGTCCTCGGCCAACAGCACCCTCAGTTCGGGCATAGCTCCCCCATGTCCCCGTGTTCTGGCGTACGGCGGGGACAGGTCACGGTCATCCCCGCCGTGCAGCTCCGTACGCGCTGACACGAGTGTTTCCGAACTGATCGAAGGCCGCAAGCGGGCATCAATGGAACATGAATTGGGATCAGTCTGCGGGGGGACTGCCGACAACGTCACCGGGGGAGATCGGATGTACCGGGCAGCGCACCCGCACTTCTTCGGGATGCTCGGTCGGCGGAGTCGGGCGACGGCGCACCGTACGCCCGCGTTCGAGGTGTGTGGTCCTACTCCCTCCGCCCGGTGTTGACCAGTCCAGCCGGATGATCAACGTCATAATGCGTCATTGTGCCCGTTCAGGCCGCGGACGCGGGAACATATTCGGGAGAGGTCGAACTGCTGTGAGCCCCGGTCCGGTTGCGCCAGCCGTTGACCGCCACGAGCGTCAGGCCGGCCAACGCCCAACCGGAGAGGATGAGCGCGGGTTGCGTCATGGCATTTCCGTCGAAGAAAGAGACCGACCGCAGCAGACTCCCGCCGGCGCCCGGCGGCAGCCACTGACCGATCGCCCCGAAGGGTTCGGGCAGCATCTGGGGTGCGGAGGTGACGCCGGAGAACGGGTTGCCCAGCATCACGGCGAGCAGCGCTCCGATTCCGATACCGGCTGTCCCCATGAACATGGCCATCCCGGCCACGATGGAACTGAGCGCCAGCGCCGACAGCGACAACGCACCGGCCTCGGCCCACCAGTTGCCGCCCAGCACTTCCAGCCAGCTGTGGGTCAGTGTGGTGGCGACGAGGCCGATCAGGGCGGCCGCGCTGACCAGTGCGACCAGCGCGCGCGTGCCGCGCAGGCCCAGCATGAAGATCAGCGTTCCGGCCGCCACGCCTCCGATGGCCAGTGGCAGAGCACTCGTGCTGAACGCCGTGCCACGCGGGTCGCCTTGAGGTGTGGCGACGACGTCGCTGACCGGTGGCGCGTCGCTCTGTGCGGAGCCACCCGCCATCTGCGTCACGGTCGTCTGCAGCAGCTGGGCGACCAGTGGGCTGGCGGCGCTCGCGGTGAGCGCCTTGGGGCCGTCAGGGGTGACGACGATGGCTCCGTACACGTCACGCTGCTCGATCGCGTCGCGGGCTTGGGCCTCGTCGGAATAGCGGTGGACGTCGAAGGAGTCGCCGGCGCGGGTCAGCTTGTCCTGGACCGGGGCGGTGGCCGCGGCCGGGCCGGCGAGCCCGATCGGCACCTCGCGCGGAGCGGTGCGGGCCGCCGGCCAGACGAACGCCCAGAGCGCGAAGGAGACGATCAGCGGCACGAGGACGAGGACCGCGACGAGCGCGCGCCCCGGTGACATGGGGGAACCGTGGGGTGCAGGAGGGGCGGACATGTGTCCTCTCAAAAAGAAGGAGCATTTGTTCTCTCTCTGTACGCCAGTGCACCAAGAGGCCCGTTGCTTGTCAAGAATGAACGTTCGTTTTAGGGTAAAGCATGGCCGTGTCCCCCCGGAGCGCCGCCGACGCCCGTCGCCGCCAGATCCTCCGAGGCGCCAGAGCCTGCTTCACCCGCAACGGCTTCCACGCCACAT includes:
- a CDS encoding response regulator transcription factor; the encoded protein is MPELRVLLAEDAHMVRGALVALLKLEPDLRVVASVDRGDAIVPTAVATQPDVAVIDVVMPGLDGLTAAEELRQHLPNCGTLILTAVERPGTLRRALDMKVGGLLFKNAPPEQLSKAIRSVATGQRFIDPQVVLSAWDYLENPLSPRELDVLQMVAEGADPVEIAKSLHLSKGTVRNYLTTIVTKLNARSRVDAVLIAREAGWLA
- a CDS encoding 4'-phosphopantetheinyl transferase family protein encodes the protein MSVRADRRPLLHAPGSRTDWRPVLDRVERHGFAVVHGLLERWLPDGPGAGGESAVRALLGRDWERYRSIGHPAARRRFLASRAFLKHACAHVLGVRPESLDLARLPGGAPCLRGCEGLRVSLSHTGGVALVGLSTRGRIGVDVEPARRRIAGTGLEAEMCAAGEREALAALPPAARNAELVRLWTLKEAFTKAIGQGLRFPFTELAFSPPAAGGARERLRVLAPDGSPGTGPEWDFVSTCLPDGRHVAGVACEEGAPGTAGTGLFPDSWDEEVLHVLRTRGHGRTAEGAP
- a CDS encoding thioesterase II family protein, whose amino-acid sequence is MTTVQSYSRNRHTDDSLTLYCLAHAGGSAAVYRRWSDFLPASVRVRPLELPGHGTRIREPLVEDLQLLVAELVRTIRPAADGERFAVFGHSFGAILGVELARRLHQLEVPPVALLVGGRNGPAEPLSHRPIHSLPDDKFVTALSRYGGLPESLLAEPDLLRLFLPAIRNDLRLVETYARPSGPALDVPVTAFAGRRDRLTDAQGVLGWARETTAEFDLTLLPGGHFFLNEPAFPPVLSARLARLTSGAQAVEPSPPLRT
- a CDS encoding acyl carrier protein, with product MHPDRDTIYDAIRQYVQENFLDDSDVTELAPDTPLLEWGVLTSMNTSLLLAFIRTELDVVVPPTHITGRHFASLDAVTDLVYGLAPQSA
- a CDS encoding NAD(P)/FAD-dependent oxidoreductase, which encodes MDAQFDIGIIGGGPAGSTMASYLAKAGISVAVFESENFPRDHVGESLVPATTPVLVEIGAMEKMEKAGFPKKFGAAWTSAEDRDIDHNGFRGLTHDFRAAEILFSERDQEGVDRDHTFHVDRSKFDLILLKHAEELGAKVYQGVRVGKVDFDGELPVIEAKMAGQKVHVPVRMVVDASGRRTMLGSQEKFKVADPVFNQYAVHTWFDGLDRKALAVNKDQADYIFIHFLPVSDTWVWQIPITETVTSIGVVSQKARFREYEGDRKKFFWETVASRPELLDVLKNAEQVKPLKTEGDYSYGMRQIAGDNFVLIGDAARFVDPIFSSGVSVALNSARIASQDIIAAVQAGDFSKPRFARYEEKLRRGVRNWYEFITIYYRLNILFTAFVQDDRYRLDVLKMLQGDVYDDEEPKALSAMREIVEAVEADPGHLWHPYLGDLEAPSAKPNF
- a CDS encoding AfsR/SARP family transcriptional regulator translates to MEINVLGPLRALEHGVSIVPSAAKPRQLLALLALRADRVVTVSTLMEEIWGESIPRSASTTLQTYILQLRRKISTALGAQSGLQAKDVLATQHGGYLLHTQQGLIDCQEFDRLAEAGRRAMEADDAHRACDLFQQALALWQGPALVDVRVGRSLELEVLRIEETRMATLERWVESGLRLGRHGELIPELQVLAAEHPLHENFSAQLMVALYRSGNRCRALEAYQRLRGSLTEELGLEPSLKLQRLQQAILTGAPLEEQSPLLLEAYDAGTLPAPGPCAVAPARPTGVPAGGRRSHA
- a CDS encoding ABC transporter permease, which produces MSPGRALVAVLVLVPLIVSFALWAFVWPAARTAPREVPIGLAGPAAATAPVQDKLTRAGDSFDVHRYSDEAQARDAIEQRDVYGAIVVTPDGPKALTASAASPLVAQLLQTTVTQMAGGSAQSDAPPVSDVVATPQGDPRGTAFSTSALPLAIGGVAAGTLIFMLGLRGTRALVALVSAAALIGLVATTLTHSWLEVLGGNWWAEAGALSLSALALSSIVAGMAMFMGTAGIGIGALLAVMLGNPFSGVTSAPQMLPEPFGAIGQWLPPGAGGSLLRSVSFFDGNAMTQPALILSGWALAGLTLVAVNGWRNRTGAHSSSTSPEYVPASAA